A genomic stretch from Acidobacteriota bacterium includes:
- a CDS encoding helix-turn-helix transcriptional regulator, translating into MPEHSTSCLTEHAGDALVKDSTVYLLDGTTAFQVAELFKALADPTRVRIISLLAEKEMCVGEICLLLGMTQSAVSHQLRLLRTLRLVTVRKDGRHAFYVLVDDHIRSLFKQGVEHIQHG; encoded by the coding sequence ATGCCCGAACATTCCACTTCCTGCCTGACTGAACACGCCGGAGACGCTCTGGTAAAAGACTCAACCGTTTACTTGCTGGATGGCACCACGGCCTTCCAGGTCGCCGAACTCTTTAAAGCTCTGGCTGACCCCACCCGCGTGCGAATCATCAGTTTGTTGGCTGAAAAGGAAATGTGCGTGGGTGAAATTTGCCTGTTGCTTGGAATGACCCAATCCGCTGTGTCACATCAGTTGCGGTTACTCAGAACGCTCCGACTGGTGACGGTTCGCAAAGATGGCCGGCATGCATTCTATGTTCTGGTTGATGACCACATTCGCAGTCTTTTTAAACAAGGAGTGGAGCACATCCAGCACGGGTGA
- a CDS encoding efflux RND transporter periplasmic adaptor subunit, with protein MNVEPEIEDGLRPFKTPVFLRPALFIPLCFVLVAGIVGFIWLRSGNKSATHTDDHAESEHHEAEVILSPEALQAAGITIETVDSKSTAGLIQVTGSVEPNQLQTQQVSSLVSGRLDEVLVILGSRVKTGDVLARLSSPLIAEMHGKLHEAETRLAIAQRTYERVQQVENRVGVLQARARLDEASINLDRTRKLADSGIVAGRDLTAAEAAYKTAKAEFDFQSNINLNREVQEAKAAVETAEVDVAHMRDSLKALGAPVVGEHGDHHEDTAQVTIHSPLSGIVTERLVNAGVGVDPGKPMFTISNLASVWVMASVPVSQIGKLKPNDPATIRTPNPEDQPLTGAINYLDPLINENTRTAWVRIEVNNPKETLRVGMFVTIEFRVKPDASASPHNEVVIPAQAVQQVGNQAIVFLPKADEAGAFEVREVEISEESNGLVRLRTGLQHGEKIVTQGSFTLKTQLLKGEMGEHDH; from the coding sequence ATGAACGTTGAACCAGAAATTGAAGATGGCCTCCGTCCGTTTAAGACGCCGGTTTTTTTGCGACCAGCTCTCTTTATTCCCCTTTGTTTTGTATTGGTTGCCGGAATTGTCGGGTTTATCTGGCTCCGGAGCGGCAACAAAAGTGCAACTCATACCGATGACCATGCCGAATCAGAGCATCACGAAGCGGAAGTCATACTGTCACCTGAGGCGCTCCAGGCTGCCGGAATCACAATTGAGACTGTGGATTCAAAATCAACTGCCGGGTTGATTCAGGTCACCGGATCGGTTGAGCCCAACCAACTGCAAACCCAGCAAGTTTCATCCCTTGTTTCCGGACGTCTGGATGAAGTTCTGGTGATACTCGGCAGTCGGGTCAAAACCGGCGATGTGCTCGCCAGGCTTTCGAGCCCATTGATTGCCGAAATGCACGGTAAATTGCACGAGGCTGAAACCCGGCTGGCCATTGCTCAGCGAACCTACGAACGTGTCCAACAAGTGGAAAATCGAGTTGGCGTGCTCCAGGCACGGGCCCGGCTCGATGAAGCGTCAATCAACCTGGATCGAACCCGCAAACTGGCTGATTCTGGAATTGTCGCTGGTCGAGATTTGACGGCGGCTGAAGCGGCTTACAAAACCGCAAAAGCCGAGTTCGATTTTCAAAGCAACATCAATCTCAATCGCGAAGTCCAGGAAGCCAAAGCAGCGGTTGAAACGGCTGAAGTGGATGTCGCCCATATGCGCGACAGCCTTAAAGCCCTTGGCGCGCCAGTGGTTGGCGAACATGGTGACCACCACGAAGATACCGCGCAGGTTACGATTCATTCTCCGCTGTCGGGCATCGTCACCGAACGGCTGGTCAACGCCGGGGTTGGCGTTGATCCGGGAAAGCCGATGTTTACGATTTCGAATCTGGCTTCTGTCTGGGTCATGGCCAGTGTGCCAGTGTCACAAATTGGAAAACTCAAACCCAACGACCCGGCGACGATTCGGACTCCCAATCCTGAAGATCAGCCGCTGACAGGTGCCATCAACTATCTTGATCCGCTCATCAATGAAAATACCCGCACGGCGTGGGTTCGAATCGAGGTCAACAACCCGAAAGAGACGTTACGGGTCGGAATGTTTGTCACCATTGAATTTAGAGTCAAACCTGACGCCAGTGCTTCCCCGCACAATGAAGTTGTCATACCAGCACAAGCGGTCCAACAGGTCGGTAACCAGGCAATAGTGTTTCTCCCGAAAGCCGATGAAGCTGGCGCCTTTGAAGTGCGTGAAGTCGAAATCAGCGAAGAATCAAACGGGTTGGTTCGCCTTCGAACTGGACTCCAGCACGGCGAAAAAATTGTCACCCAGGGCAGTTTCACGCTGAAAACCCAGTTGCTCAAAGGTGAAATGGGTGAGCACGATCACTGA